Proteins co-encoded in one Saprospira grandis genomic window:
- a CDS encoding UbiA-like polyprenyltransferase: protein MMKNYLSLIKFSHTIFALPFAMIGFFLATVEGNGELNWRLFALVLLCMVFARSAAMAFNRYADRDIDRRNPRTVTREIPAGVISARNALFFVLINCALFVATTYFINWLCFLLSPIALLVVLGYSYTKRFTALCHFVLGVGLALAPIGAYIAVSNQFALLPIIYSFVVLFWVSGFDIIYALQDEEFDRSLGLNSIPAALGKKRALMVSNVLHGLTALLVIYPGIQATEFFGLYYWIAVALFIGLLAYQHFLVKPNDLSKVNLAFFTTNGIASTIFGALVIFDLYF from the coding sequence ATGATGAAAAACTACCTTTCTTTAATTAAATTTAGCCATACGATTTTTGCTCTTCCCTTTGCGATGATTGGCTTTTTCTTGGCCACTGTAGAGGGCAATGGAGAATTAAACTGGCGTTTATTTGCCTTAGTTCTTTTGTGTATGGTCTTTGCGCGTTCGGCGGCTATGGCCTTTAATCGTTATGCGGATCGGGACATTGATCGGCGGAATCCGCGGACGGTCACTCGGGAGATTCCGGCTGGGGTAATTTCGGCTCGCAATGCCTTATTTTTTGTATTGATTAACTGTGCCTTATTTGTGGCCACCACTTATTTTATCAATTGGCTTTGTTTTTTGCTCTCGCCCATTGCCTTATTGGTGGTTTTGGGTTATTCTTATACCAAGCGATTTACGGCTCTTTGTCACTTTGTTTTGGGGGTAGGTTTGGCTTTGGCGCCAATTGGGGCCTATATAGCGGTGAGTAATCAGTTTGCCTTATTGCCGATTATTTATTCTTTTGTGGTTTTGTTTTGGGTTTCGGGTTTTGACATTATATATGCGTTGCAGGATGAGGAGTTTGATCGTTCTTTGGGCTTAAATTCGATTCCGGCGGCTTTGGGAAAAAAGCGGGCCTTAATGGTATCTAATGTCTTGCATGGACTAACGGCCCTTTTGGTAATTTATCCGGGCATACAAGCAACAGAGTTCTTTGGGCTTTATTATTGGATTGCGGTAGCTTTATTTATTGGTTTATTGGCCTATCAGCATTTTTTGGTCAAGCCAAATGATTTATCTAAGGTTAATTTGGCCTTTTTTACGACCAATGGAATTGCCTCTACTATTTTTGGGGCTTTGGTGATCTTTGATTTATATTTCTAA
- a CDS encoding S24 family peptidase, producing MNSVVTERFIHCHDQLKKEQRIRSSRQFALSLDYLPQSLSEILKKRRDVTIELLRKAIDAYKLNPVYLFSGEGPLFMTEDAQANLKVLTVVTDSHNDERIVHVPVPAQAGYASESKDPTFIQELPNYTLPDYKYKVGTHRSFDLSGDSMEPTLFEGDKVVCSYLEPSLWASSLKDNYVYVVVTKGDVLIKRVHNHIKAEQKLLLLSDNTYYEPFEMSVKDIQEIWYVRAKISPFLPSPSNINNMLRSEMEELRKMVQNQSNIIQNLYNTIETLVEQTKKE from the coding sequence ATGAATTCTGTAGTAACCGAACGCTTTATCCATTGTCATGACCAACTCAAAAAAGAGCAACGCATCCGCTCTAGCCGACAATTTGCCCTCTCTCTCGATTATCTGCCCCAAAGCCTAAGCGAAATCCTCAAAAAACGCCGAGATGTAACTATCGAATTGCTCCGAAAAGCAATCGATGCCTATAAGCTAAATCCCGTTTACCTTTTTTCTGGAGAAGGCCCGCTCTTTATGACCGAAGACGCACAAGCTAATCTTAAGGTCCTTACCGTAGTGACCGATTCTCATAATGATGAACGCATTGTGCATGTGCCCGTGCCCGCTCAAGCTGGCTATGCCTCAGAGTCTAAAGACCCCACTTTTATTCAGGAGCTACCCAATTATACCCTGCCCGATTATAAGTATAAGGTGGGCACTCACCGCTCTTTCGATCTCTCTGGAGATAGTATGGAACCCACGCTTTTTGAAGGCGATAAGGTGGTCTGTAGCTACCTAGAACCTAGCCTCTGGGCCTCTTCTCTCAAAGATAATTATGTCTATGTGGTGGTCACTAAGGGCGATGTCCTCATCAAACGCGTACACAATCATATCAAAGCCGAGCAAAAACTGCTGCTCCTCTCCGATAATACTTATTATGAACCCTTCGAAATGAGCGTGAAGGATATTCAAGAAATTTGGTATGTCCGAGCCAAAATTTCTCCCTTTTTACCCTCTCCCTCCAATATCAATAATATGCTCCGCTCAGAAATGGAGGAGCTCCGCAAAATGGTCCAAAACCAATCGAATATTATCCAGAATCTATATAATACTATAGAAACTCTTGTAGAACAGACCAAGAAGGAGTAA
- a CDS encoding muconolactone Delta-isomerase family protein codes for MENYYMLEFEVPAEMQAHVEARSAEHHAKVEELMAQGRIQSFSYSANALRSWAIVKASSAIEVMRLIQELPLQDCMIPSIISLESHHAAAPALAVAAQ; via the coding sequence ATGGAAAATTATTACATGCTAGAATTTGAGGTACCTGCAGAGATGCAGGCCCATGTAGAGGCTCGTTCTGCAGAACATCATGCAAAAGTAGAGGAATTGATGGCCCAGGGGCGGATTCAGTCTTTTTCTTATTCGGCCAACGCTTTGCGTTCTTGGGCCATAGTAAAGGCGAGTTCTGCGATTGAGGTGATGCGTTTGATTCAGGAATTGCCTTTGCAGGATTGTATGATTCCTAGCATTATTAGTTTGGAAAGTCATCATGCGGCGGCTCCTGCTTTGGCGGTAGCGGCGCAGTAG
- a CDS encoding MBL fold metallo-hydrolase, which translates to MKVEQLYTGCLAHGAYYIESEGEAAIIDPLRETAPYMEMAEERGAKIKYILETHFHADFVSGHIDLAKKSGAQIVFGPTAQTGYDAYVAKDNEELKLGKLRIKVLHTPGHTQESSCFLLLNEEDEQLAIFTGDTLFIGDVGRPDLAIKSDVTMDDLAGMLYDSLHNKIMPLNDDLTVYPGHGAGSACGKNMSKETYATLGNQKEFNYALQPMSREEFIVKVTSGLATPPQYFGHNAMMNKAGYNSFDEALAQGTTPLDVAAFKAEMAKGTLILDTRHQDTFEKGYIAGAINIGLDGSFAPWVGAMIENLKRPILLIVQEGREEEAVTRLARVGYDNVVGFLKGGIDAWTAAGEEVTIVNTVSATALAEAIAKGDDVKVIDVRNEGEFISEHLLVATSYPLAEMAKKVEDLDKKATYYVHCAGGYRSMIASAVLQNMGFENIINVAGGFKAISETDAPKSDYVCPSTLL; encoded by the coding sequence ATGAAAGTTGAACAGCTGTATACCGGATGCCTTGCACATGGCGCTTACTACATCGAATCTGAGGGCGAAGCCGCTATCATTGATCCTCTTCGCGAAACTGCTCCTTATATGGAAATGGCAGAAGAGCGTGGTGCAAAGATCAAGTACATCTTGGAAACTCACTTTCATGCCGACTTCGTTTCGGGACATATCGATTTAGCTAAGAAATCTGGCGCCCAAATCGTTTTTGGACCAACCGCTCAAACAGGTTACGACGCTTATGTAGCTAAAGATAACGAAGAGTTGAAACTCGGAAAGTTGCGCATCAAAGTATTGCACACCCCCGGCCACACTCAAGAGTCTAGCTGCTTCCTCCTACTCAATGAAGAAGACGAACAACTGGCTATCTTTACTGGCGATACACTCTTCATTGGAGATGTTGGACGCCCTGACCTAGCCATCAAGTCTGATGTTACTATGGATGACTTGGCTGGTATGCTCTACGACTCTCTACACAACAAAATCATGCCTCTAAACGACGACCTCACTGTTTATCCTGGTCATGGCGCTGGTTCTGCTTGTGGTAAGAATATGTCTAAAGAAACTTATGCTACTTTGGGCAACCAAAAAGAATTCAACTACGCCCTTCAGCCTATGAGCCGCGAAGAGTTCATCGTAAAAGTAACTTCTGGTTTGGCTACGCCTCCTCAGTACTTTGGCCACAATGCCATGATGAACAAAGCTGGCTACAATAGCTTTGATGAGGCCCTCGCTCAAGGAACTACTCCTCTAGATGTAGCCGCCTTCAAAGCAGAAATGGCTAAAGGTACTCTCATCCTCGATACTCGCCACCAAGATACTTTCGAAAAAGGCTATATCGCAGGCGCTATCAATATCGGTCTCGACGGGAGCTTTGCCCCTTGGGTTGGCGCTATGATCGAAAACCTCAAACGTCCCATCTTGCTTATCGTTCAAGAAGGCCGTGAAGAAGAAGCCGTTACTCGCCTAGCCCGCGTTGGCTACGATAATGTTGTCGGTTTCCTAAAAGGAGGTATCGATGCTTGGACAGCCGCTGGCGAAGAAGTAACTATTGTAAATACAGTTTCTGCCACCGCCCTTGCCGAAGCTATCGCTAAAGGCGATGACGTAAAAGTTATCGATGTTCGCAATGAAGGAGAGTTTATCTCTGAGCACTTGCTCGTAGCGACTAGCTACCCCCTAGCCGAAATGGCCAAAAAAGTAGAAGACCTTGACAAAAAAGCCACTTACTATGTACACTGTGCTGGTGGCTACCGCTCAATGATTGCTTCTGCCGTTCTACAAAATATGGGCTTCGAAAATATCATCAACGTAGCCGGTGGTTTCAAAGCTATTAGCGAAACCGACGCTCCTAAGAGTGACTACGTTTGCCCTTCTACCCTACTCTAG
- a CDS encoding YeeE/YedE family protein — protein sequence MFLFAQEVTDMLSQPWPWYVSGALIVLVMQLLVFNGKSFGVSASMRAACSAMGAGKSVSFFDFDWKGSQGWNMLFVIGAAIGGFISMQFLSGDEPMELGAKTIEYVESIGFSAPTATNGKTDLLPQEINDPNFVFSAKGLFILIFGGLLIGFGARYAGGCTSGHAISGLSQLQIPSLIAVIGFFIGGLTMTYFILPLLFGA from the coding sequence ATGTTCTTATTTGCGCAAGAAGTTACAGACATGTTGTCTCAACCTTGGCCTTGGTATGTCTCCGGGGCACTGATCGTTCTGGTTATGCAACTGCTCGTTTTTAACGGTAAATCATTTGGCGTTTCCGCTAGTATGCGCGCCGCCTGCTCTGCTATGGGCGCCGGCAAAAGCGTCTCTTTCTTCGATTTTGACTGGAAAGGTAGCCAGGGCTGGAATATGCTCTTCGTTATCGGTGCCGCTATCGGAGGTTTTATCTCTATGCAGTTTCTCTCTGGCGATGAACCTATGGAACTAGGTGCCAAGACGATTGAGTACGTAGAAAGTATCGGTTTCTCTGCCCCCACAGCAACCAACGGAAAAACCGATCTCTTGCCCCAAGAAATTAATGATCCCAACTTTGTTTTCTCCGCTAAAGGCCTATTTATCCTGATCTTTGGTGGCCTACTGATCGGATTTGGCGCCCGCTATGCCGGCGGTTGTACCTCTGGACACGCTATTAGCGGCCTGTCTCAACTCCAAATCCCTTCTCTTATCGCTGTGATTGGCTTCTTTATCGGTGGCCTCACAATGACTTATTTTATCTTGCCTTTGCTATTTGGCGCCTAA
- a CDS encoding DUF6691 family protein, which yields MKFVKYLGLGLLFGMVMTKSEAVSWYRIQEMFLFDNFHMYGIIGTAVVLGIITTALIKALKLQTFKGEEIKFHPKNMSIPRYLIGGIIFGLGWSMTGACPGPMYTLLGQGYWAVLIIIASALVGTYLYGALRAKLPH from the coding sequence ATGAAATTTGTAAAATATCTAGGTCTAGGCCTCCTCTTTGGCATGGTCATGACCAAATCTGAAGCAGTATCTTGGTACAGAATCCAAGAAATGTTCCTCTTCGATAATTTCCATATGTACGGTATCATCGGTACCGCCGTGGTACTCGGAATTATCACTACGGCCCTGATTAAAGCACTCAAGCTGCAAACCTTCAAGGGCGAAGAAATTAAGTTCCACCCCAAAAATATGTCTATTCCACGCTACCTCATCGGTGGTATTATTTTCGGCCTCGGCTGGTCTATGACCGGCGCCTGCCCCGGCCCCATGTATACCCTACTAGGCCAAGGCTACTGGGCCGTACTCATCATTATCGCATCTGCTCTAGTCGGTACTTACCTTTATGGCGCCCTGCGTGCCAAATTACCGCACTAG
- the thiS gene encoding sulfur carrier protein ThiS, which translates to MPNAIQIFLNGQAMSCPQNYSLFQLLQQLKKEEEGGLALALNQEVIPKALWANTFLKNQDQVLLITATQGG; encoded by the coding sequence ATGCCAAACGCTATCCAAATTTTCCTCAATGGCCAAGCCATGAGCTGCCCCCAAAATTATAGCCTCTTCCAACTCCTCCAACAATTAAAGAAAGAGGAAGAAGGCGGCCTAGCCCTGGCCCTCAACCAAGAGGTCATTCCCAAAGCCCTCTGGGCCAACACTTTCCTTAAAAATCAAGACCAAGTTTTACTCATTACGGCTACCCAAGGCGGTTAG
- the thiC gene encoding phosphomethylpyrimidine synthase ThiC, whose protein sequence is MRKDKLPQQEGITRTPFPSSKKIYVPGRIHPQIKVAMREISLSPTKIQATGELEENPPVTVYDTSGPYTDPNVDIDINKGLEPLRQQWILDRQDVEELEGISSNYGQERLAKSDIDWLRFPNLRKPLRAKKGQNVSQMHYAKKGIITPEMEYIAIRENQRRAELMQQGIDFGQQHPGHSFGANIPQGFITPEFVREEVARGRAVIPSNINHPESEPMIIGRNFLVKINANIGNSAVTSSIAEEVEKAVWACRWGADTIMDLSTGQNIHETREWILRNSPVPIGTVPIYQALEKVNGVAEDLTWEIFRDTLIEQAEQGVDYFTIHAGVRLAYIHLTAKRVTGIVSRGGSIMAKWCLAHHKENFLYTHFEDICEIMKAYDVAFSLGDGLRPGSIADANDEAQFAELETLGELTKIAWKHDVQTIIEGPGHIPMHMIKENMDKQLKHCGEAPFYTLGPLTTDIAPGYDHITSGIGAAMIGWYGTAMLCYVTPKEHLGLPNKEDVKTGVVTYKLAAHAADLAKGHPGAQYRDDALSKARFEFRWYDQFNLSLDPDTARAYHDETLPAEGAKIAHFCSMCGPKFCSMKITQEVRDYAAGLDEDAQTALEKGMAEKSEEFLNKGSKIYH, encoded by the coding sequence ATGAGAAAAGATAAATTGCCTCAGCAGGAAGGAATTACCAGAACCCCCTTCCCTAGCTCTAAGAAAATTTATGTTCCCGGCCGTATCCACCCTCAAATTAAGGTGGCCATGAGAGAAATTAGCCTCTCGCCTACCAAGATTCAAGCTACCGGCGAACTAGAAGAAAATCCCCCCGTTACGGTCTATGATACTAGCGGCCCCTATACCGACCCAAATGTAGATATCGATATCAATAAAGGCCTAGAGCCCCTCCGCCAACAATGGATTCTCGACCGCCAAGATGTAGAGGAACTAGAGGGCATTTCTTCTAATTATGGCCAAGAACGCCTCGCTAAAAGCGATATCGACTGGCTCCGGTTTCCCAATCTGCGCAAACCGCTCCGCGCCAAAAAAGGCCAGAACGTTTCGCAAATGCACTACGCCAAAAAAGGAATCATCACTCCAGAAATGGAGTATATCGCTATCCGCGAAAACCAAAGAAGAGCCGAACTAATGCAGCAAGGGATCGACTTTGGCCAACAACATCCCGGACATAGCTTTGGCGCTAATATTCCTCAAGGCTTTATTACCCCAGAATTTGTCCGTGAAGAGGTGGCCCGCGGCCGTGCCGTTATCCCCTCTAATATCAATCACCCCGAATCAGAACCCATGATTATTGGCCGCAATTTCTTGGTCAAAATCAACGCAAATATCGGTAACTCTGCCGTAACCTCTAGCATCGCAGAGGAAGTAGAAAAAGCCGTTTGGGCCTGCCGCTGGGGTGCCGATACGATTATGGACCTCTCTACAGGCCAAAATATTCACGAAACCCGCGAATGGATTCTCCGTAACTCTCCCGTGCCTATCGGGACCGTGCCCATCTACCAAGCGCTAGAAAAAGTTAATGGCGTTGCCGAAGACCTGACTTGGGAAATCTTTAGAGATACCCTCATCGAACAGGCCGAACAGGGCGTAGATTATTTTACCATCCATGCCGGTGTCCGCCTCGCTTATATTCACCTCACCGCCAAAAGAGTAACGGGTATCGTTTCTCGTGGCGGCTCCATTATGGCCAAATGGTGCCTGGCCCACCATAAAGAGAATTTCCTCTACACCCACTTTGAGGATATCTGCGAAATTATGAAGGCTTATGATGTGGCCTTCTCTCTAGGCGATGGCCTCCGCCCCGGCTCTATTGCCGATGCCAATGATGAAGCCCAATTTGCTGAGCTAGAAACCCTTGGCGAATTGACCAAAATTGCCTGGAAACATGATGTACAAACCATCATTGAAGGGCCCGGCCATATTCCTATGCACATGATTAAGGAGAATATGGACAAACAGCTCAAGCATTGCGGCGAAGCGCCTTTCTATACCCTTGGCCCATTGACTACCGATATTGCTCCCGGTTACGATCATATTACCTCAGGCATCGGTGCCGCCATGATTGGCTGGTACGGTACGGCCATGCTTTGTTATGTGACGCCCAAAGAACATTTGGGCCTTCCTAATAAAGAAGACGTAAAAACAGGAGTAGTCACTTATAAGTTAGCGGCCCATGCTGCCGATTTGGCCAAAGGACATCCCGGCGCACAATATCGCGATGATGCCCTAAGCAAAGCCCGCTTCGAGTTCCGTTGGTATGACCAATTCAACCTTTCGCTAGATCCTGATACCGCCCGCGCTTATCATGATGAAACCCTACCCGCAGAAGGCGCCAAAATTGCCCACTTCTGCTCGATGTGTGGTCCAAAATTCTGCTCGATGAAAATTACGCAGGAGGTCCGAGACTATGCCGCTGGCCTAGACGAAGACGCCCAAACCGCCCTAGAAAAAGGAATGGCCGAAAAATCAGAGGAATTCTTGAATAAAGGCAGTAAAATCTACCACTAG
- a CDS encoding thiamine phosphate synthase — MKIRLLTHPELLTDEIQLINALFAEGLACLNLRKPNFTAQQYEDFLAQIDAQYHPKIILHDHYKLCDKYKVQGIHLGEAHRRSYSPEALLALRQKLQKAGLALGSSVHERATLDELAPNHFDYIFVSPVFSSISKQGYGPKEDWTISGYKAQYDFSLVGLGGIDLDSLGAAAEKGFEEVGALGSVWLKGEAAPAYFAKMLAACQALLS; from the coding sequence ATGAAGATCAGATTATTGACACATCCCGAGCTCTTGACGGATGAAATACAACTTATCAATGCCCTTTTTGCCGAGGGCTTGGCCTGCCTCAATTTGCGTAAACCCAATTTTACGGCCCAGCAATATGAGGACTTTCTGGCCCAGATTGATGCCCAATATCACCCCAAAATTATTTTGCACGACCACTATAAACTCTGCGATAAGTATAAAGTGCAGGGGATTCATTTGGGCGAGGCCCACCGCCGCAGCTATAGCCCCGAAGCCCTCTTGGCGCTCCGCCAAAAGCTCCAAAAAGCAGGCTTGGCCCTAGGCTCCTCGGTGCATGAACGCGCTACTTTAGACGAATTGGCCCCCAATCATTTCGATTATATTTTTGTGAGTCCCGTCTTTAGCTCTATCTCTAAGCAAGGTTATGGCCCCAAAGAAGATTGGACGATTAGCGGCTACAAGGCGCAATATGATTTTAGCCTTGTAGGCTTAGGCGGCATTGATTTGGACAGCCTGGGCGCCGCTGCCGAAAAAGGCTTTGAAGAAGTAGGTGCCCTAGGCTCTGTTTGGCTCAAAGGCGAGGCCGCCCCCGCCTATTTTGCTAAAATGCTCGCAGCATGTCAGGCCCTTTTGTCTTAA
- a CDS encoding hydroxymethylpyrimidine/phosphomethylpyrimidine kinase produces MSGPFVLSIAGFDPSAGAGLLADIKTFEQLGVYGLSICSAQSIQRPGCFADLRWTDADWVERQLAFLLQSYTPKAVKIGIIGDLALLGRLLDQLAALAAPPLVVWDPVLSASAGFDFQQADAFEDLKALIERVDVFMPNRQELERLWPKQSPLAVAQTISQQTALLLKGGHDPQLKGLDQLFLAGELAAQWPPKMIAPYDKHGTGCVLSSALTAFLALGQPLTTAFGKAKDYNLQFMNSQPSLLGWHRSYQDE; encoded by the coding sequence ATGTCAGGCCCTTTTGTCTTAAGTATTGCGGGTTTTGATCCCTCTGCGGGGGCGGGCCTTTTGGCCGATATCAAAACCTTTGAACAGCTGGGCGTCTATGGCCTCTCGATTTGTAGCGCCCAAAGCATACAACGGCCCGGCTGCTTTGCCGATTTGCGCTGGACCGATGCCGATTGGGTGGAGCGACAACTGGCCTTTTTGCTGCAAAGCTATACGCCCAAGGCCGTAAAAATCGGCATTATTGGAGATTTGGCCCTTTTGGGTCGCCTTTTGGACCAACTAGCGGCCTTGGCCGCTCCGCCTCTAGTGGTTTGGGACCCCGTGCTTAGCGCCTCTGCGGGTTTTGACTTTCAGCAGGCCGATGCTTTTGAGGACCTCAAAGCACTGATTGAGCGAGTGGATGTTTTTATGCCCAATCGCCAAGAGCTAGAGCGCCTTTGGCCCAAGCAATCGCCCTTGGCCGTGGCCCAAACGATTAGCCAGCAAACGGCTTTATTGCTCAAAGGGGGACATGATCCCCAACTTAAGGGATTGGACCAACTCTTTTTGGCGGGCGAGCTAGCCGCTCAATGGCCCCCAAAAATGATTGCGCCCTATGATAAGCATGGAACAGGTTGCGTGCTTTCCTCTGCCCTAACCGCCTTTTTGGCCCTAGGGCAGCCCCTAACCACAGCCTTTGGAAAAGCCAAAGACTACAACCTTCAATTTATGAACAGCCAGCCCTCTCTGCTCGGTTGGCACAGGAGCTATCAAGATGAGTAA
- a CDS encoding thiamine phosphate synthase, with protein sequence MSKKEIAALQYVSSGQRIQEHLDQIADFLAAGGRWVQLRLKEVSTADYLAAGKTARALCDQHQAQLIINDQIEVAQAVAADGLHLGRSDMPLEEARAILGPDFILGGTANSWEDIREVYLAGADYIGLGPFRFTPTKKKLSPILGMKGYRERLQQLERKGWEIPVVGIGGIKLADIEGLLRTGLHGVALSGLINQTTDKKTLIKTIYQLLEMAPSGYK encoded by the coding sequence ATGAGTAAAAAAGAAATTGCCGCCTTACAATATGTGAGTAGCGGGCAGCGAATACAAGAACATCTGGACCAAATTGCAGATTTTTTGGCCGCAGGTGGCCGCTGGGTTCAACTTCGCCTCAAAGAAGTGAGTACCGCCGATTATTTGGCTGCTGGAAAAACCGCCCGCGCCCTTTGCGATCAGCATCAGGCCCAACTCATTATTAATGACCAAATTGAGGTGGCCCAAGCTGTTGCCGCCGATGGCCTGCACCTAGGCCGTAGCGATATGCCCTTGGAGGAAGCTAGAGCCATACTGGGCCCAGATTTTATTTTGGGCGGCACCGCCAATAGCTGGGAAGATATTCGGGAAGTTTATTTGGCTGGAGCCGATTATATTGGGCTGGGCCCCTTCCGATTTACGCCCACCAAAAAGAAATTAAGCCCTATTTTGGGCATGAAAGGCTATCGCGAACGGCTGCAACAACTAGAGCGCAAAGGCTGGGAGATTCCCGTTGTCGGCATTGGCGGCATTAAACTAGCCGATATAGAAGGCTTATTGCGGACCGGCCTGCATGGGGTGGCCCTTTCTGGCCTAATTAACCAAACGACAGACAAAAAGACCCTAATCAAAACAATTTATCAACTTTTGGAAATGGCCCCTAGCGGGTATAAATGA
- a CDS encoding thiazole synthase has product MDTLKIADKEFNSRLFTGTGKFASSALMREALLASGSELVTVALKRMNVEKSEDPIVDQLDAPHIHLLPNTSGARTAEEAVFAAQLAREALGTNWLKLEIHPDPKYLMPDPIETLKAAEKLVKLGFVVLPYIHADPVLCKRLEEVGVAAVMPLGSPIGSNKGLKTLDFLEIIIEQSQLPVVVDAGIGSPSDAAKALEMGADAVLVNTAIAAAQDPVEMAKAFKLGVMAGRMAFEARLAEQRMGAEASSPLTSFLGD; this is encoded by the coding sequence ATGGATACATTAAAAATTGCCGATAAGGAATTTAACTCAAGATTATTTACGGGCACAGGCAAGTTTGCCTCTTCTGCCCTGATGCGGGAGGCCCTTTTGGCTTCTGGTTCGGAGCTGGTCACGGTGGCCCTCAAACGGATGAATGTGGAGAAATCGGAGGACCCTATTGTGGACCAACTTGATGCGCCGCACATCCATCTTTTGCCGAATACCTCTGGCGCACGCACGGCCGAGGAGGCCGTTTTTGCGGCCCAATTGGCTAGAGAGGCCCTAGGGACCAACTGGTTGAAACTCGAAATTCACCCCGATCCCAAATACTTGATGCCCGATCCCATCGAGACCCTCAAAGCCGCCGAAAAGCTCGTCAAATTGGGCTTTGTAGTCCTGCCCTACATCCATGCTGACCCTGTGCTTTGCAAGCGCTTGGAAGAGGTGGGCGTGGCTGCCGTCATGCCTTTGGGCTCGCCCATTGGGAGCAATAAAGGCCTGAAAACCCTTGATTTTCTAGAGATTATCATTGAGCAAAGCCAGCTGCCTGTGGTGGTAGATGCGGGCATCGGTAGCCCTTCTGATGCGGCCAAAGCCCTAGAAATGGGGGCCGATGCGGTCTTGGTCAATACGGCTATTGCGGCCGCTCAGGACCCGGTAGAAATGGCCAAAGCCTTTAAATTGGGCGTTATGGCGGGGCGCATGGCCTTTGAGGCCCGCCTAGCCGAGCAGCGCATGGGGGCCGAGGCCAGCAGTCCCTTGACCTCCTTCCTTGGCGATTAA